The DNA window ACGGATTGGTGATCGAACGCAAGCGGGTGCCGCTGGGCCTGATCGCGATGATCTACGAATCGCGGCCCAACGTGACCGCCGACGCCGCCGCGCTATGCCTGAAAGCCGGCAACGCCGTGCTGCTGCGCGGCGGCTCGGAAGCGCGCGCCAGCAACGCCGCGATTGCCGCCGCCCTGCACGCGGCGCTGCGCGAACGCGGCTTGCCGGAAGCGGCGGTGTCGTTGATCGACGACACCGCGCGCGAGCACGTGCTGGAGCTGCTGCAGCTGTCGGATCTGATCGATCTGGCGATCCCGCGCGGCGGCGAAAGCCTGATCCGCTTCGTCGCCGAACATGCGCGCGTGCCGGTCGTCAAGCACTACAAAGGCGTCTGCCACCTTTACGTGGACCGCGCCGCCGATCCCGCGCTGGCGCTGGACCTGCTGGTCGACGGCAAGGCCTCGCGCCCGGGCGTGTGCAATGCGCTGGAAACCCTGCTGGTGCATCGCGACATCGCCGACGCCTTCCTGCCGCAAGCGCTGGCCGCCCTGGCCGCGCGCGGCGTGGAAGTGCGCGGCTGCGAGCGCGTGCGCGCCTATGCGCCGGACCTGGCCGTCGCGGACGACGCCGACTACGCCGCCGAGTACCTCGACCTGATCATCGCCGCGCGCGTGGTCGACGATCTCGATCAGGCCCTGGTGCATATCGCGCAGTACGGCTCCGACCACACCGAAGTGATCGCCACCGCCGACCCGGCCGCCGCCGAGGCCTTCGTCCGCCGCACCCGCAGCTCGGCGGTGATGGTCAACGCCTCCTCGCGCTTCAACGACGGCGGGCAACTCGGCCTCGGCGCCGAGATCGGCATTTCGACCACGCGCTTGCATGCCTACGGCCCGATGGGCGTCGAATCGCTGACCATCGAACGCTTCGTCGTGCGCGGGGCAGGGCAGGTCCGCCATCCCGAGTCGCAGCATCGCTGACGCCGGGGCCTCGTGTAAGCCCTTATAGGAGCGGCGCAAGCCGCGACCGCAGGGCGTCCAGATCGCGCCGCAGGCCGGGTTTCGTGGTCGCGGCTTACGCCGCTCCTACAGGCGAGGATTCAAAAAACGCAGCGCCGCCTGGCCCCTTGTAGGAGCGGCGCAAGCCGCGATCGCAGCGCGTCCAGATCGCGCCGCAGGCCGGGTTTCGTGGTCGCGGCTTACGCCGCTCCTACAGGCGAGGATTCAAAAAACGCAGCGACGCCTGGCCCCTTGTAGGAGCGGCGCAAGCCGCGATCGCAGCGCGTCCAGATCGCGTCGCAGGCCGGGTTTCGTGGTCGCGGCTTACGCCGCTCCTACAGGCGAGAATCCAGAAAACGCAGCGACCTGGCCCCCTTGTAGGAGCGGCGTAAGCCGCGACCGCAGGGCGTCCAGATCGTGCCGCAGGCCAGGTTTCGCAGTCGCGGCTCGCGCCGCTCCTACAGGCGAGGATTCAAAAAACGCAGCGCCACCTGGCCTCGTGTAGGAGCGGCGCAAGCCGCGACCGCAGGGCGTCCAGATCGTGCCGCACACCAGGTTTCGCAGTCGCGGCTCGCGCCGCTCCTACAGGCGAGGATCAAAAAAGCGCAGCGCCACCTGGCCTCGTGTAGGAGCGGCGTAAGCCGCGACCGCAGGGCGTCCAGATCGCGCCGCACGCCAGGTTTCGTGGTCGCGGCTTGCGCCGCTCCTGCAAACGGCGATCCATCTGACTCCCACCACCGCCTCAACGCCCAGCGGATTTGCCGGAATCCCCGCCCGTCGCCATCGTCTCTTCCATCCAGCGCGCGTAGTTCCCCAGCCGCACGCCGTAACTGATCTCGCCGTACCGGCCCGGGCGCAGTTCCGTGCCCTCGACCTGGCCGCGCTTCCAGGCCGCGACCCCGGCGACCTGCCATTGCTTGCCTACCGCGACCAGGATCGGCCCGCCGCTGTCCCCGCTACCGGTCGACGCCTCCAAGGGCAGCGCCTTCGGCGGTGCGTCGAAGGCGTATCCGATCCACCGAGTTTCCGACACGCTGATCCGGTTGTAGCCCTGGCGCAGTTCGGTCCGATTCGGTCCACGCAACGAATGGCCCGTCGAACCCGTCCCCGTGGCGCCGCGTCCCATGATCCGGACGAGCTTCCCCAAGGCCGAACCCCGGTAGATGCGCACAGGGGCGATATCGCGAACCGGCGCGGACAGCTCGATCAAGGCGATGTCGTCGGACGTAGCGGCGAACGCGAAGAACGCGTCCCAATCGCCCGATTTCAGTGCGGCGTCGATCATCGCCTGAGGCGGCTGTTTGTAGCCCGGATGGACGACGATGCGGCGCACCGCACGAGGCGTGCCGCCCACGTCCACCGTATCCACGGCATGCTGCCAGCTCACGGCATGGGCGGCGGTCACGACCCACTGCGGCGCGATAAGCACCCCATGGCCCTCGCCGGGCATGTCCGCCAGCGCCGGGAACTCGGAGGCCGCCATGCGATAGCGCAGATCCGGGACATCGTCGCGAACGACGACCGCGCCGGCGCCGGACGAGACCAGCAGGAGCAGCAGGGCGGCAGCACGCATGCGCAACATCCGTCGTCGGAAACCGCCATTGTCGGGCCCCAGGCGCGGCGTTGGCTATAGGCCGGTCGCGCGACACCGGGCCGCACCCCTGGTAGGAGCGGCGTAAGCCGCGACCGTGGGGCTTCAAGCTCGCGCCGCAGGCCGGACCTCCCCTATGGGCGCCCGTGCTCAGCCGACCGCGCAATCAGCAGCAGAACGGCGGCGGCCGCGGCAAGACACCGATGGGCTGTGCGCAGGCGGCGCTCGCCGCAGAGCCATCGCGGGCGAACCCGCGGCGCATGTCCGATCTCGCCCCTTGCGGGCGCCAGGTCGCGGATATCAGGCGCCGAATCCCGGCGGCGCGCGAAAACCACCAAGCGCTTGCGCGATCAATCGGGCGACTTCGATGGTGGTCCGGTCGCCATACTCCGGGCCGATGATCTGCAGGCCGATGGGAAGGCCGTCGCGCGATAGTCCGCTGGGAAACGCCGTGCTCGGCAGATAGGCGACGCTCGCCAGGCCGACCCAGAAGTAGTGCTCGTAATGCGAAGTGCGCACCGCGTCGACGTCGAGAATTCTCTCGGGCTTGGGCCGGTGATCGTGTGGGTACGCCGTCGTCGCGGAAATCGGGCATATCACGACATCCCAGTCGCCGAAGAAGGCGCGCCAGCTCAGCCGGCAGCGCGTGCGCGCCTCGTCGCGATCGGACCAGTCGCGATGGTCCAGCGCTCGCGCACGCATCAATATCGCCAGCGGCGATTCGTCGCTCGCATCGAACTGCGCGGCCGTTCTCCGGTTGTCGCGATGGTAGTCGTCCGGAAGACCGACGAGCCCAGCCGATCCCAACAGACTCAGGTAGGTAACGTACGAGTCCTTCGCGGAGAAGTCGGGGCGCGCCAGATCGGACACTGCCGCGCCAGCCCGGGCCAAGGCGTCTCCGACCTCCTGCACGCGATCCGATATCTCGACCGAGGTCGGCGCGAAATCCTGCCTGGGCCAGATCGCCACGCGCAGGCCGCGTAGCGTGTGCGTCTTCGGCGGCGGAAGCTCCAGTCTCCAGCCCGGCGATCGAAACCGGTCGGCGCCGGCTACGGCGTCCAGCGTCAACGCCAGATCCTCCGCGCTTCGCCCCATCGGCCCGACGACATTCAGATCCTGGGCGGATACGACGCCCAAAGGATGGTGGCCCTGCGTTGGAACGATGCCGTAGGTCGGCTTGTGCCCATACACGCCACAGAAGTGGGCCGGGTTCCGGATCGAACCGCCGATATCGGAACCGAATTCCAGGCCGCTCAGGCCGGCCGCCAGCGCAGCGGCCGATCCGCCGGACGATCCGCCCGGCGACCTCGCCGTGTCCCAGGGGTTGTGGGTGGTGCCGTAAACCTCGTTGTAACTCTGCCAATCGCCGAGCCGCAGCGCGACGTTGGTTTTGCCGATGACATGGGCGCCGGCCGCCTTCAACCGCTCGACTACCGCGGCGTCGTTCAAGGCGAGACGATCCCGTTGCTCCGGCACGCCCCACGTCGTCGCCAAGCCGGACACGTCGAAGGATTCCTTGACCGTCATCGGCACGCCGTGCAGCGGACCCAACCGCTGTCCGCGGGCGACAGACGCATCGGCCCGCTTCGCCGCTTCCAGGGCGCGCTCGAAATCCCTCACCACGACGGCATTCAACGCTTTATCGAATGTCTCGATGCGTTCGATGTAGTGTCGAGTGAGTTCGAACGAACTGATTTCCTTGCGCCGAATCCGTCGCGCCAGATCGGCCGCCGACGAAAAGGCCGACTCGTCCGACGCGAGGCCGGTGTCGATCGGGGGCAGGGTAGGGTCGCAGGGCGAAACCGCAGCCCCGTCCGGCGCCGTGAGCAAGTCAGGCCTGGAAATCGGATTCATAATGGCCCCGGCCGTAGGTCGGCAGCGCTCGATCACGGGCCTGTCGGCCCTGATTCACGCCTGCTAATCCCGCTGGGCCGGAATTCTAGCGGAAACCCAAGTGCCCGTAACGAGTCGCGCCGTGCCCCTGTGGGGAAAATCCCGGCCGATATCTGTGCCAGGAGTGGGGCGGGGGGCCGCACGCAGCCGGCCGCAGCTCCAGCGCGGAGCGCATTGCCGCGGCCCATCGGGGATATTGCTTGACAGACCGATAGCCGGGGCCGGACCCTCTGCGGCATGAAAATCGATATCGAAACGCTCAGCCTGGCGCAACTGGAGTCCCTGTTGATCGCCGCGGAACGGCGCAAGCGCTTGCTCTCCAGCCGCCGCTCCATCGCCTCGGTACGTCGCAAAGTGATCGCGCTCGCCGCTCAGCACGGTTACACGATCGAGGAACTCTACGGGGACAAGCCGGTGGCCGCGGCGGCGGTCAAGAAGCGGACGACACGGCGAAAGACGGGCAAGGTGGCTCCCAAGTACCGCGACCCGGACAACAAGCGCAACACCTGGTCGGGCCGCGGGCGGATGCCGCGATGGCTGGCCCAGAAGACCAAGCACGGCCGCAGCGCCACCGACTTCCTGATCCCCGGCCTGGCCAAGCCCACCGCAAGCAAGAGCAGTTCGATAGGCCGACGGACGCTGATCAAGCAGCGCTGACGCCGCAGCCCGGGTGCGCGGGAAGGCTGAGGAGCGCCTGGCGCGCTGCGATCGGTGTGCGCAACGGCGAGTACGCCCGCGCCAGGCACCGCCATCCGGCGGTCTATACTCTGTTCGCATCGGGGCCCCGGGCATCGGCTATGCGAACAGCTTCAGCGTCGCCTTCATTTCAAAGCGCTGTACCGGCGGAATCGGCGCCGATGCCCCGCCATCCGACGCTCCGCTTCCGATACCTCGCGCGCGGGCACCGGGAAAGCGTTTCGACGACGCGCCACGGTTGCGCGAGCTGTCGCCCATGAGCGCGATCGACCGCTTCCCCGCACTGGGCGCCTGGCGGGATGCCGGCGAATTCGTCACCGTCCGCGGCCGTCGCATCTACTGCCGTCGCGACGGAGCGGGGCCGCGACTGCTGCTGATTCACGGCTTCCCGACCAGCAGCCTGGATTGGGCGCCGATATGGCCGATGCTGACCTCGCGCTTCGAGGTGCTGACCTTCGATCTGCTGGGCCTGGGGTTTTCCGCCAAGCCTCGCGGCCATCGTTACCGCGTGAGCGAGCAGGCGGATCTGGCCGAAGCGGTCGCGCATCATTACGGCTGGAACGCCGCCTTCGTACTCGCCCACGATTATGGCGATACGGTGGCGCAGGAATTGCTCGCCCGAAGCGATCAGAACCCCGCGCACGCCGCGTTGCGCGTCCTGCGCTTGTGCCTGCTCAACGGCGGATTGTTTCCGGAAACCCATCGCGCTCGACTGATCCAGCGTTTGCTCGCTTCGCCGCTCGGGCCTGGGTTGGTCGGGTTGATGAGCCGCCGCAGCTTCGCGCGCAGCCTCAACGCGTTGTTCTCGCCTGCTCGCCCGCTCGGCGAGACGGCTATCGACGAATACTGGGCGTTGCTGCAGCACGAACAAGGCCTGCACGCGGTGCCGTCGCTGCTCGGGTACATGGCCGAACGCCGGCGCGAACGAAGCCGCTGGGTCGGTGCGCTGCAAACGACCGAGACCCCTTTGCGCCTGATTTGCGGCGCGCTCGATCCGGTCAGCGGATTGCACATGTCCCAACGCTATCGGCAACTCGTTCCGCGCGCGGATGTCGTGCTGCTGGACGATGTCGGCCATTTCCCGCAGCTGGAAGACCCGGACAGCGTCTTCGCCGCGGCCGCAGCCTTCTTCATCGGCGACGACGAACGGACCGGCGGGTAAGGCGGTTCCGCATTTTTCGAACACGCGGCGCCGATTCGCTGCGTTCGATCGATCCGAAATCGTGCCCGCGCAGCAGGGCAGGGGGCGGCGATCGCATAGGCATCGATCGCGTCGTGCCGACGGCCTGCGCCGTGTATTTTCCGATAGGCCGGACGGCGACTGGACGCCGAGTAAAACCGAACTCCGGCGGTCGATAACGAAGAAACGCGCGATGCGTCGGACGCGGGCGTCGAGCGCAGATCGCTGCCACCGGCATGCCGCGAGTCGATTCATCGCTGGCCGGTCGCGGGCGGTTTGCCCGTATGCAGCAGGGGGTCGGCACCGATTGCCGAAAGTGCAAGCGAAGCAGCGTAACCGCGGTTTTTCCCCTGCACTGTGAAGCGCTTCCGAATTTTTCCGGAAGTCGGTTGACGCCCCTGGGGGCCGGATGTAGTGTCCGGCCGAAGGACGAATTGGCTGTAGGGCAAGGAGAATTGTGCTCGTGAGCGCGCCCTCGTACGACGGGACCATCGCAGTGCCGGACGCCAGTCCCGGTCACGCCGACTTCCCTCTGACGGACATGCAACGCCTGCTGGTCGTCAGTGCCTCCGACGGCATGGAATATGCGCTGCATCCGCACCTCTACTTCGAGGTGGAGCGTCCCGGCCTGGACATCGATCGATTCGTTTCCGCGATCGCGCGCGTGATCGAGCGACACCGGCGCAACATCGTCGCCGTGACGCCGGAGCTGCGGCTGCGGCAGGTCGAAGAGGCGAGCGCGCCTCGCGTATCGGTCTGGGACCTGCGCGGGCTTTCCGAATTGGGAACACGCCAGGGGCTGATGCAGATCCGGCATCGGATGTCGCACCAGCCGCTGCCCATGGATCGCTGGCCGTGGCTCGACTTCCAGCTCACACGCTACGGCGACAGCGATGTCCGGCTGCACGTCAATTTCAGCAATCTGTTTCTCGATCAGTTTTCCGGGCTGCGCCTGCTGTCCGAGATCGAGCAGTACTACGCAAACCCGGATGTCGAACTTCCCGCCGACCAAGTGGGGATCGCGGAGGTGTCGCTCGCGCTGGCGCAGCGCCACGAGGCGGCCGATCGGGCGCGCGCCTATTGGACCGATCGCGTAGCGACGCTGCCGGCTCCGCCCGAACTGCCGCTCGTGCGCCTGCATGGAAACCCGGGCTTGAACCGGCGCCGGCTGGTGATCGACGCGGCGACCTGGGCCGCCTTCACCGCCGGCGTCGCCTTGCACGGCATGAGCCCGGTGACGGCCTTGCTCGCGGTGTACGGCGAGATCGTCGCCCGTTTCAGCGGGTCGCGCCATTTCATTCTCAATCAGATGATCACGCGCCGCCTGCTCAGGCGGATTCCGGGCGCCGAGTCGGTGCTCGGCAATCTCGGCGCGATCTATCCGCTCGAATTCGATTGGCGCGGTGCGGCCTCGCTGCTGGAACGGGCCCGCCGCCTGCAGGCGACCATCATCGGCGATCTCGGACGCACCGACTGGTCGGGGGTCGATGTGCTCGAGGCCTTGAACGCGCGCCACCATTCGCAAGGCCGGGCCGCGTGCCCGTTCGTGGTCTCGTCGGGCTTGGCCGGCGGGCCGCAGGAAGCGTTCGGCTACAGCAAGCTGGCGACGCCGCAAGTGTTGCTCGATCACCAGTTCTTCGCGCTTCGCGGCGACCGGGTCGAAATCGTCTGGGATGTCGTGGAAGCCGCGTTCCCGCCGGGTTTCATCGATGCGCTGTGCCATGCGCACGAAGCGCTGATCCGCAGCCTGGCCGCCGACCCGCAGGCGTGGACCGCGACGACCGCGCTGGTGGCGGCCCGCAGCCCGGCATCGCCGGTGGAAACCGGCCCGGCACGGCCGTTGCCGACGGGCCGCCTGTCGGACGGATTAAAGGCCGGAGCACGCGTCGCGCCGGAGCATCCGGCTGTCGTCTGCGGCGAGGAGGCGCTGAGCTATGGCGAACTGGCCGCGGCCGCCGAATCGTTGGCGAAGGTGTTGTGCGCCCACGGCGTCCGCCCCGGCGATCGGGTCGCGATCGTGCTGGCCAAGGGGGTTCCGCAGACGATCGCGGTCTATGCGGCCCTGCTCGCCGGTGCCGCGTACGTGCCGATCGATCCCGCGTGGCCGCAGCGGCGGATCGAGCAACTGGTGAACGACATCGGCGCGGCGGCCATCCTCGGCACCGAGGCGGGCCAATGCCCGGGCGTGCCCGTCATCGCGGTCCGCGGCCAGGCAGCGGCTGTCGCAGCGGCGGCCTGCGCCGGCACGCAGTTGCCTGCCGACCTCGATCCTTCCGCGCTGGCCTACGTCATCTACACCTCCGGCTCGACCGGGCAACCCAAGGGCGTCGCACTCGATCACCGCGGGCCGGTCAACACCATTCTCGACGTCAACGGCGAGTTCGGCATCGTTGCCGAAGACGTGCTGTTCGGCGTGTCCTCGCTGTCGTTCGACCTGTCGGTGTACGACATCTTCGGTGCGGCGATGGCGGGCGCGACGCTGGTGCTGCCCGATCCCGCCGACCACAGCCCGCACGCCTGGCTGGCGGCGATGGTCGAACGAGGCGTCACGGTGTGGAATTCGGCGCCTCCCTTGATGCAGCTGCTGGTCGACGTCGCGCGCGCCGAGGGCGTGCAGTTGCCCGCGCTGCGCCTGGTGATGCTGTCCGGCGACTGGATTTCGCTGTCCCTGCCCGACGACATCCGGGCGATCGCGCCGAATGCGAAGGTGGTGAGCCTGGGCGGCGCGACCGAGGCCTCGATCTGGTCGATCTGGTATCCCATCGATGCGGTAGACCCCAAGTGGCGCAGCATCCCCTACGGGCGGCCGATGGCGAACCAACCCTGGTACGTCCTCGACGAGCAGGGCCATGAGACGCCGACTTGGACCACCGGTCAGCTGCATATCGGCGGCGTCGGTCTCGCCCAGGGCTATTGGGGCGACCCGGGTAAAACCGCGGCGGCGTTCGTAACGCACCCGGCCACGGGCGAGCGCATCTACCGCACCGGCGACCTCGGCCGCTTGCTGCCCGACGGCAACATCGAGCTGATCGGGCGCATCGATGCGCAATGCAAGATCCAGGGGCATCGGGTCGAACCCGGCGAAGTCGAGCACGTGTTGGCGGCCGATCCGCGGGTCAAGGACGCCGTCGTGCTGGTGGCCGGCGAGGCCAAGCAGAAGCAGCTGCGCGCGTTCGTGGTGCTGCACGAAGCGGCAGGCCCCAGCGAAGGCGAGTCCATCCGCGCCAGCCTGGTGGACCGGCTGCCCAGCTATCTGGTCCCGGCGCAGATCACGGTCGTGGCGAGCCTGCCGGTCACCTCGAACGGCAAGCTCGACCGCGGCGCGCTGCTCGCGCTCGCCGAACCCGCCGCCGAAGCCGGTGTGGACTATGTCGCGCCGCGCACCGAGCTGGAGCGCACGATCGTCGCGGTGTGGAAAGAAGTGCTGGGCGTCGAGACCATCGGCGTCGAAGACGATTTCTTCAACCTCGGCGGGCAGTCGTTCACCGCATTGCGTGCGGTCGCCGCGCTTCGCTCGAAAACCAAGCTCAACCTGTCTCTCGGCGGGCTGATCGAGTCGCGCACCGTCGCGCGCCTGGCCAGCCTGATGACCGGGCAGCGGCTGTCCAACGCCCTGGTGCCGCTGCACCCCGGCGCCGGGCCGGCGCTGTTCATGGTGCATCCGGCCGGCGGATCGGTCGCGGCTTACCGCGACCTGGCGCGCGATCTGGACCGCGCCAGTTTCGGGCTCGCGGCGAGCGAGCCGCTGCCCGGCACCGTGGAAGCGCTGGCGCAGGGGTATGTGGCCGCGGTCCGCGCCGCGGCGCCGGGCCCGTACACGATCTCCGGCTGGTCGTCGGGGGCGGTGATCGCGCTGGAGATGACCGCGCAGCTCGAGGCGGCGGGGGAAAAGGTGGCGCAGTTGATCGTGCTCGATGCGCCCGCGCCGACCGATCCGCCGCCCGGCCCGGTCGACGACGGCACCTTGCAGGACTGGTTCCGCGAGGACACCGCCGGCGCCGACCTGCTGGCCACCGAGCTGCATCATGTCTATCCGGTGTTCGCGCAGATCGTGAATGCCTGCCGCAGCTATCAGCCGCCGGTGGTGGCGGCGGACGTCGCGCTGATCCGGGCCCGCGACGGGCGGGTCAGCGAGTATGCGGAGCATCCGCACGAGGCCGTGGGCGATTGGGGCTGGTCGTCGCGCACCCGCGGCAGGGTGGCCACGCGGGTGGTCGCCGGCACCCACCATAGCCTGTTCAGTCCGCAGCACCGCGCCGACGTGGTGGCCGCCGTTCGGGAGCTCGCCCGATGATGCGCCTGCGCGATGACGGCTTGCCGTTGAACCTTCGCCTGTCCCTGCCGACGCCATCGGCGCCGGTGCCCGTTCGTGCGGGTGTCGTGGAGTGATCATGTCCAGTTCGAGCGCATCTTCCGACAGCAGCGAACTCCCCGCCGACATCGACGTCGTCGTGATCGGCGCAGGACAGGCCGGCCTCGCCGTCGGCCAGACGCTCAAGCAAGCGGGCGTGAACTTCGTCATTCTCGACGCCGCGAACGAACTCGGCGTGTCCTGGATCAATCGCTGGGATTCCTTGCAGCTGTTCACGTCCGCGCGGTTTTGCGGTCTGCCCGGGCTGCCGTTCCCCGGCGATCCGGACCGATACCCGGCCAAGGACGAAGTGCCGCACTACTTCCGGACCTACGCCGCGACGTTCGAGCTGCCGGTGCATCTCGGCCAGCGGGTGGTTTCGGTGCAGCGCTCCGACGGCGGCTTCGCGGTGACCACGTCGACCGGCCGCATCAGCGCGCGCCAGGTCGTCGCCGCGGTCGGCGCGTTCCAGACGCCGGTCGTCCCCGAGTTTTCCCGGCGGCTTGCGCCGTCGGTCACCCAGCTGCATTCGCACGCGTACCGCAATCCCGAGCAGCTCCCCGCCGGCAAGGTCGCGGTCGTCGGCTCGGCCAACTCGGGCCTGCAGATCGCCACCGAGCTGTCGCACAGTCGCGAGGTGGTGGTTTGCCGAGGCCGCAAGCAGCCGCGGCTGCCGCAGCGGATACTCGGGCGCGATGCGTTCTGGTGGTTGTCCAAGTCCGGCCTCCTGCGCCTGCCGACCAACACGCCCCTGGCGCGGCGCTTGGCGATGCCCGATCCGGTCGTCGGCACGAAGATCGACGAGCTCGCGCGCAGTGTCGGTTTCGCCGAGCGGGCGGTGGACGCCGATGGCGCGCAGTTGGTCACCGCCGACGGCCAGCGGATCGAGGCATCGACCGTGCTGTGGGCCACCGGCTACCGCAACGACTGGTCCTGGCTGAGCCCCGAACTGCGCGGCGCGGACGGCCAGCCCGAGCACAATGCGGGCATCGGCGCGTCCGGCCTGCACTTCGTCGGCCTGTACCGGATGCGCAACCGCGGCTCGGCGCTGCTGGGCTTCGTCGGCCGCGACGCGCAACGCGTCGGCGCGGCCGTCGCGCGCCGCGCCCGGCGCTGAGCCGCAACTCAGCCGGCCTGCAGTTCGGCCGCCTGCGATTCAGCGGCCTGCGGCTCGGCGGCCGGTAGCCCGAACGCCTGCTCCGGCTGCCACTCGTCGACCAGTCGGTCGTAGTTGGCGTAATCCGGCTCCAGGCCGGCGGCGACGATCTCCCACAGCATCTCGTCGGTGCCGCCGCCGATGCGCGCCATCTTCACGTCGCGCCACCAGCGGCCCAGCGGCGACTCCGATTCCAGCACGCCGGCGCTGCCGAAGATGTGCATGCACTCGGACATCACCTCGCCGCCCAGGCGCACCACCGTGACCTTGGCCGCCGAGGCCGAGCGCACGTTGAAGCCGGCGCCGTCGGCGATCAGCCCGTTCAGCGCCAGCTGCATCATGTCGACCCGCGCCTGCAGGTCGGCGACCCGCAGGCGCAAGGCCTGATGGTCGAACAGGGGGGCGCCGAAGGACGTGCGCCGCTTCATCCGCGCCACGGTCACGCCCAGGGCCAGCTGGCAGGCGCCGACGATCTGCGCCGCCATGGCGAAGCGTTCTTGGGCCAGGGCCATGCTGAGCACGGCCAGGCCGGTGCCGGGCCGCGCGATCATCAGCTCCTCCGGCACCCAGGTGTCGAACTGCACCGGCGCGGTGCTGATGCTGCGCGCGCCGACGGTGTCGAACTGCTTGCCGACCCGCAGCTGCGAGGTCGGCACCAGGAACAGCGCCAGGTCGTCGCGGCCGGCGTGGCCCTCGTCGCTGCCGCGCAGCGCCAGCACGATGTAGTCGGCCACCGGCGAAGGCGAGGCCATCTTCTTGTGCCCGCGCAGGCGATAGCCGCCGTTTTCGCGCGCCGCGGTCGAAGCCAGGCCGAGCATGTCCGAGCCCGCGCCGGCTTCGGTCGCGGAAATGCACAGCACGGCCTGGCCGGCGATCGCCTGGTCGGCGACCTCGCGCAGCCGTTCGGAACGGCCGAACCGGCGCAGCATCGCGATCGCCGAGTCGTGCAGGGTCACGCCGGAGGCGATGCCGCCGGCGCCGAGCCGGCCGAAGCGCTCGGACAAGGCCAGGGTGTGCTGCAACGCCGGCACCGGGCGCTCCTGCCACTT is part of the Lysobacter firmicutimachus genome and encodes:
- a CDS encoding amino acid adenylation domain-containing protein codes for the protein MSAPSYDGTIAVPDASPGHADFPLTDMQRLLVVSASDGMEYALHPHLYFEVERPGLDIDRFVSAIARVIERHRRNIVAVTPELRLRQVEEASAPRVSVWDLRGLSELGTRQGLMQIRHRMSHQPLPMDRWPWLDFQLTRYGDSDVRLHVNFSNLFLDQFSGLRLLSEIEQYYANPDVELPADQVGIAEVSLALAQRHEAADRARAYWTDRVATLPAPPELPLVRLHGNPGLNRRRLVIDAATWAAFTAGVALHGMSPVTALLAVYGEIVARFSGSRHFILNQMITRRLLRRIPGAESVLGNLGAIYPLEFDWRGAASLLERARRLQATIIGDLGRTDWSGVDVLEALNARHHSQGRAACPFVVSSGLAGGPQEAFGYSKLATPQVLLDHQFFALRGDRVEIVWDVVEAAFPPGFIDALCHAHEALIRSLAADPQAWTATTALVAARSPASPVETGPARPLPTGRLSDGLKAGARVAPEHPAVVCGEEALSYGELAAAAESLAKVLCAHGVRPGDRVAIVLAKGVPQTIAVYAALLAGAAYVPIDPAWPQRRIEQLVNDIGAAAILGTEAGQCPGVPVIAVRGQAAAVAAAACAGTQLPADLDPSALAYVIYTSGSTGQPKGVALDHRGPVNTILDVNGEFGIVAEDVLFGVSSLSFDLSVYDIFGAAMAGATLVLPDPADHSPHAWLAAMVERGVTVWNSAPPLMQLLVDVARAEGVQLPALRLVMLSGDWISLSLPDDIRAIAPNAKVVSLGGATEASIWSIWYPIDAVDPKWRSIPYGRPMANQPWYVLDEQGHETPTWTTGQLHIGGVGLAQGYWGDPGKTAAAFVTHPATGERIYRTGDLGRLLPDGNIELIGRIDAQCKIQGHRVEPGEVEHVLAADPRVKDAVVLVAGEAKQKQLRAFVVLHEAAGPSEGESIRASLVDRLPSYLVPAQITVVASLPVTSNGKLDRGALLALAEPAAEAGVDYVAPRTELERTIVAVWKEVLGVETIGVEDDFFNLGGQSFTALRAVAALRSKTKLNLSLGGLIESRTVARLASLMTGQRLSNALVPLHPGAGPALFMVHPAGGSVAAYRDLARDLDRASFGLAASEPLPGTVEALAQGYVAAVRAAAPGPYTISGWSSGAVIALEMTAQLEAAGEKVAQLIVLDAPAPTDPPPGPVDDGTLQDWFREDTAGADLLATELHHVYPVFAQIVNACRSYQPPVVAADVALIRARDGRVSEYAEHPHEAVGDWGWSSRTRGRVATRVVAGTHHSLFSPQHRADVVAAVRELAR
- a CDS encoding NAD(P)/FAD-dependent oxidoreductase, encoding MSSSSASSDSSELPADIDVVVIGAGQAGLAVGQTLKQAGVNFVILDAANELGVSWINRWDSLQLFTSARFCGLPGLPFPGDPDRYPAKDEVPHYFRTYAATFELPVHLGQRVVSVQRSDGGFAVTTSTGRISARQVVAAVGAFQTPVVPEFSRRLAPSVTQLHSHAYRNPEQLPAGKVAVVGSANSGLQIATELSHSREVVVCRGRKQPRLPQRILGRDAFWWLSKSGLLRLPTNTPLARRLAMPDPVVGTKIDELARSVGFAERAVDADGAQLVTADGQRIEASTVLWATGYRNDWSWLSPELRGADGQPEHNAGIGASGLHFVGLYRMRNRGSALLGFVGRDAQRVGAAVARRARR
- a CDS encoding acyl-CoA dehydrogenase family protein: MSLDTETAISAIASFKDRLDTLLAQESTRRMIDEAEVAGRFPRGIVELLGREGIFAAKWQERPVPALQHTLALSERFGRLGAGGIASGVTLHDSAIAMLRRFGRSERLREVADQAIAGQAVLCISATEAGAGSDMLGLASTAARENGGYRLRGHKKMASPSPVADYIVLALRGSDEGHAGRDDLALFLVPTSQLRVGKQFDTVGARSISTAPVQFDTWVPEELMIARPGTGLAVLSMALAQERFAMAAQIVGACQLALGVTVARMKRRTSFGAPLFDHQALRLRVADLQARVDMMQLALNGLIADGAGFNVRSASAAKVTVVRLGGEVMSECMHIFGSAGVLESESPLGRWWRDVKMARIGGGTDEMLWEIVAAGLEPDYANYDRLVDEWQPEQAFGLPAAEPQAAESQAAELQAG